In Leptolyngbya sp. SIO1E4, one DNA window encodes the following:
- a CDS encoding trypsin-like peptidase domain-containing protein — MAFMAWFYSWRHLLLRGLIVCLVAVLVMVTGQRPAFAQTLAEPGSFPATPSSQRSFVATAVERVGNAVVRIDTEKTIVRDTPDIFFDDPFFRGFFGPNGIPAYPQEERLRGQGSGFIISPEGDILTNSHVVNGADRVTVTLKDGRSFEGIVEGEDSITDLAVVKIDADTDALPVATLGDSNQVQVGDWAIAVGNPLGLDNTVTLGIVSTLKRSSASVGIPEKRLDFIQTDAAINPGNSGGPLLNQTGDVIGINTAIRADAMGIGFAIPINKAKEIKDQLVRGEVIAHPYLGVQIATLTAEIARRNNEDPNAGIMLPEVEGVLVVRVVPDTPAAVSGLRRGDIILEVDGQMVKSADTLQSKVENSQVGQILQLKVQRGEQTEQLRVTTAELDSSN, encoded by the coding sequence ATGGCGTTCATGGCTTGGTTTTACTCTTGGCGACACCTGCTATTGCGGGGGCTGATCGTGTGTTTGGTCGCGGTACTGGTGATGGTAACCGGCCAACGGCCAGCGTTTGCACAAACCCTGGCGGAACCGGGGTCGTTTCCTGCGACACCCAGCAGCCAGCGCAGTTTTGTGGCAACTGCGGTTGAGCGTGTGGGCAACGCAGTGGTGCGCATTGATACAGAGAAAACCATTGTTCGCGATACCCCAGATATCTTCTTCGATGATCCGTTTTTCCGGGGATTTTTTGGCCCTAACGGAATTCCAGCCTACCCGCAAGAAGAACGTTTACGAGGTCAAGGGTCTGGGTTCATCATCTCGCCGGAGGGCGACATCTTAACCAACTCCCACGTTGTCAATGGGGCTGATCGCGTCACCGTCACCCTTAAAGATGGCCGCAGTTTTGAAGGCATCGTAGAAGGCGAAGACAGTATTACTGATCTTGCTGTCGTCAAAATTGATGCGGATACAGACGCGTTACCGGTTGCCACCCTGGGGGATTCTAACCAGGTACAGGTGGGAGATTGGGCGATCGCGGTCGGCAACCCCTTAGGCCTAGACAACACAGTCACCCTGGGCATTGTCAGCACCCTCAAGCGCTCCAGTGCATCGGTTGGGATTCCTGAAAAACGCTTAGATTTTATTCAAACAGATGCTGCGATTAATCCTGGCAATTCGGGTGGCCCTTTGTTAAATCAAACAGGGGATGTCATTGGGATTAATACAGCTATTCGTGCCGATGCCATGGGCATTGGCTTTGCTATTCCTATCAATAAAGCTAAGGAAATTAAGGATCAGCTGGTGCGGGGTGAAGTGATCGCCCATCCTTACTTGGGTGTTCAGATTGCCACACTGACGGCAGAGATCGCCCGCCGCAATAACGAAGACCCGAATGCGGGCATTATGCTGCCTGAGGTTGAAGGGGTTTTAGTGGTGCGCGTTGTGCCCGACACCCCGGCGGCTGTATCGGGGCTACGCCGGGGAGACATCATTCTCGAAGTGGATGGGCAGATGGTGAAGTCTGCCGATACGCTGCAAAGCAAGGTAGAAAACAGCCAAGTGGGGCAGATTTTGCAGCTCAAGGTTCAACGGGGTGAGCAGACCGAGCAATTGCGAGTGACAACTGCTGAGCTGGATAGCAGCAATTAG
- a CDS encoding metal-sensitive transcriptional regulator — translation MAIAKPGHSHNSSVSAHSHGADATQSHGHVHNPESLQRILNRFARVEGHIRGIKTMIQEGRPCPDVLVQIAAVRGALDRVARIILDEHLSECITRAAEEGNIEAEIDELKAALDRFLP, via the coding sequence ATGGCAATTGCAAAGCCGGGGCATTCTCATAACAGTAGTGTTTCTGCTCACTCGCATGGGGCTGATGCGACCCAATCCCATGGCCACGTTCATAATCCTGAGTCTCTGCAGCGAATTCTGAACCGATTTGCCCGCGTCGAAGGCCATATTCGGGGGATTAAGACCATGATTCAAGAGGGTCGCCCTTGCCCAGATGTGTTGGTTCAAATTGCAGCTGTTCGCGGGGCTTTAGATCGCGTAGCTCGCATTATCTTGGATGAACACTTAAGTGAGTGCATCACCCGGGCAGCGGAGGAAGGCAACATTGAGGCAGAAATTGATGAGCTTAAGGCGGCACTGGATCGTTTTCTGCCTTAA
- a CDS encoding DnaJ domain-containing protein, whose protein sequence is MAATDFKDYYSILGVSKSASTDEIKRAFRKLARKYHPDVNPGNRTAEAKFKEVSEAYEVLSDSDKRRKYDQFGRYWQQADRSGGYGSTSDFGDFDFSNYGSFEEFINELLGRFGSGFGGPGGASTGRNAYAYRSAPRGGFGNDFGKASGAAGSSGQSFDQDAKISLSLSEAFRGTRKRLKIGSEEVEVRIPAGAKQGTKVRLRGKGQMNPYSGLRGDIYLIVNLLAHNTFQFEGDNLLCEVPITPDEAVLGGKIEVPTPDGSVTMNLPAGVKSGQSLRLRGKGWPSPKGGRGDQLVRVVITPPKSLTNQERQLYEQIQNQRTTNPRSHLSQVSL, encoded by the coding sequence ATGGCTGCTACTGACTTCAAAGATTACTACTCGATATTGGGGGTCAGTAAGTCGGCCAGCACCGACGAGATTAAGCGGGCATTTCGTAAACTTGCCCGCAAATATCATCCAGACGTTAACCCGGGTAATCGAACCGCTGAAGCCAAATTCAAGGAAGTCAGCGAAGCGTATGAGGTCCTATCCGATAGTGATAAGCGCCGCAAATACGACCAATTTGGCCGCTATTGGCAACAAGCAGACCGTAGCGGTGGTTACGGCTCTACTAGCGACTTCGGTGACTTTGACTTCAGCAATTATGGCAGTTTTGAAGAGTTCATCAATGAGCTGCTGGGTCGCTTTGGGAGCGGCTTTGGGGGGCCTGGTGGTGCTTCAACTGGGCGTAATGCATACGCTTATCGCAGTGCCCCAAGAGGCGGTTTTGGAAACGACTTCGGCAAGGCCTCTGGCGCGGCTGGTTCCTCTGGGCAATCTTTTGATCAAGATGCCAAAATCTCTCTGAGTCTGAGCGAAGCCTTTAGGGGAACCCGAAAACGGCTGAAAATCGGGTCTGAAGAAGTTGAAGTTCGCATTCCCGCCGGGGCTAAGCAAGGAACTAAAGTACGCCTGCGTGGCAAAGGGCAGATGAACCCCTATTCCGGATTGCGGGGCGACATTTACTTGATTGTGAACTTGCTGGCTCATAACACCTTCCAGTTTGAGGGAGATAACTTACTGTGTGAAGTTCCCATTACGCCAGATGAGGCAGTATTAGGGGGCAAAATTGAGGTGCCCACGCCCGATGGCAGCGTCACGATGAATTTGCCAGCTGGGGTCAAATCTGGTCAATCTCTGCGCCTACGGGGTAAGGGATGGCCTAGCCCTAAAGGGGGAAGAGGGGATCAGTTGGTGCGGGTCGTCATTACACCGCCGAAATCGTTGACGAATCAAGAACGGCAGCTATATGAACAGATCCAAAACCAACGCACCACAAATCCTCGCAGTCATCTCAGTCAGGTAAGCTTGTAA
- a CDS encoding SWIM zinc finger family protein gives MTSSYQSTPDYEIGQEAWWVQRWVDLLNNYRFKKRLERGRRYAREGNILNLEYEGSKVVALVQGTAPEPYRLSIWLDSFSAEDWNYVIDSLAEHALFPAQLLAGEMPANIEAVFTANGLSLFPFQLSEVHSRCSCPDPKNPCKHIAAVYYQLGDFFREDPFILFQLRGRDRAQILEALRQKRQQSVDAIDVSSPSAASAEDAKPTGAAQVPLDVRTFWQYDQPLDSSLVVVTPATTTVLDVLDNIPLPVNDARVVMAYFRDLYQTVSQKAAMQALAPNADS, from the coding sequence ATGACGAGCAGCTATCAATCAACCCCCGACTACGAAATTGGGCAAGAAGCCTGGTGGGTACAGCGTTGGGTAGATTTGTTAAATAACTATCGCTTCAAGAAACGCTTAGAGCGGGGTCGCCGTTATGCCCGAGAAGGGAATATTCTGAATCTTGAATATGAAGGGTCTAAGGTTGTTGCTCTAGTTCAGGGAACGGCGCCAGAGCCTTATCGATTATCTATCTGGCTGGATTCCTTTTCCGCTGAAGACTGGAACTATGTGATTGATAGTTTGGCAGAGCATGCGCTGTTTCCAGCTCAGCTTTTGGCAGGGGAAATGCCTGCAAATATTGAAGCGGTTTTTACGGCGAATGGTTTGAGTTTGTTTCCTTTCCAACTGTCAGAGGTGCATTCTCGCTGTAGCTGCCCTGACCCTAAAAACCCCTGTAAGCATATTGCTGCCGTTTATTATCAGCTCGGGGATTTCTTTCGCGAAGATCCGTTTATTCTGTTTCAATTGCGGGGGCGCGATCGCGCGCAAATCTTGGAAGCTTTACGGCAGAAACGGCAGCAATCTGTCGATGCGATCGACGTCTCCTCTCCCTCTGCAGCGAGCGCAGAAGATGCGAAGCCTACAGGGGCAGCTCAAGTGCCCTTAGATGTTCGTACTTTTTGGCAGTATGACCAACCCCTGGATTCTTCTCTGGTAGTCGTGACTCCGGCCACCACAACCGTCTTAGATGTTCTGGATAATATTCCCTTGCCCGTGAATGATGCCCGTGTGGTGATGGCCTACTTCCGAGATCTTTACCAGACGGTTAGTCAAAAGGCCGCTATGCAAGCCTTAGCACCCAACGCAGACTCTTAA
- a CDS encoding pyridoxamine 5'-phosphate oxidase family protein, giving the protein MASFSEIEAAYLQFPERVQSLMLSTLTAEGQPQASYAPFVTGSDRAFYIFVSGLSSHTQNLKAIAKAGILLIEDEAQASQIFARQRLMYDCTVELIERHNPEWTTWADRFSARFGNLIQMLRQLPDFQIFRLMPQSGRFVVGFGAAYEIDPSNFSRLIPIEN; this is encoded by the coding sequence ATGGCAAGTTTTTCTGAAATTGAAGCAGCTTATTTGCAGTTTCCAGAACGAGTGCAAAGCTTAATGTTGAGCACCCTAACCGCAGAGGGGCAGCCGCAGGCCAGCTATGCCCCTTTTGTTACCGGCAGCGATCGCGCCTTTTACATTTTTGTTAGCGGGCTCTCCAGCCATACCCAAAATCTCAAAGCCATTGCTAAAGCAGGCATTCTATTAATTGAAGATGAGGCTCAGGCCAGTCAGATTTTTGCTCGACAGCGCTTGATGTATGACTGTACGGTAGAGCTTATTGAGCGTCACAACCCCGAGTGGACGACGTGGGCAGACAGGTTTAGCGCGCGCTTTGGCAATTTAATTCAGATGCTGCGCCAGCTACCTGATTTTCAGATTTTCAGGTTAATGCCCCAGTCAGGACGTTTTGTCGTAGGTTTCGGGGCAGCCTATGAGATCGACCCGTCCAACTTCAGTCGCCTCATCCCCATCGAGAATTAA
- a CDS encoding SOS response-associated peptidase, which yields MCGRFSQTQSGERIAAAFQLNRIPDLTPRYNIAPTQSVSVITQSRRTQDREHHQKQWGLIPGWAKASTMGQRLINARAETVAEKPAFRNAFQRRRCLIIADGFYEWQRSPQSHVKQPFLIQLKTRSPFAFAGLWERWQDPTTQQQVFSCTILTTQPNRVMGPIHDRMPVMLAPEEYDVWLDPSFYNPGVLETLLDPYDDEAMVAIPISTAINNPRNDSDTVQQPCNSAPG from the coding sequence ATGTGTGGTCGATTTTCTCAAACGCAATCAGGAGAGCGCATCGCGGCTGCGTTTCAGCTCAATCGTATCCCTGACCTGACACCCCGATATAACATTGCACCGACCCAGTCAGTGTCTGTGATTACTCAATCGCGACGAACCCAAGATCGAGAGCATCATCAGAAGCAGTGGGGGTTGATTCCGGGTTGGGCGAAGGCATCAACTATGGGACAGCGCTTAATCAATGCTCGAGCTGAAACGGTGGCTGAAAAACCGGCTTTTCGAAATGCATTTCAGCGACGGCGCTGTTTAATAATTGCAGATGGGTTTTATGAATGGCAGCGATCGCCTCAAAGCCATGTCAAACAACCCTTCTTGATTCAACTTAAGACACGATCTCCGTTTGCGTTTGCTGGGTTGTGGGAGCGCTGGCAAGATCCCACAACCCAGCAGCAGGTTTTTTCCTGCACCATTCTGACGACTCAGCCCAATCGAGTGATGGGGCCTATTCATGACCGTATGCCTGTGATGCTTGCACCTGAAGAGTATGACGTCTGGTTAGATCCGTCCTTCTATAACCCTGGTGTCCTAGAAACCCTTCTAGATCCCTACGACGATGAGGCGATGGTAGCAATTCCTATTAGCACTGCCATCAATAACCCTCGTAATGACTCCGATACGGTACAGCAGCCCTGTAATTCAGCACCGGGTTGA
- a CDS encoding RNA-binding protein gives MTIYVGNLSFQATEDDLRDVFAEYGEVRRISLPIDRETGRKRGFAFVEMAEETHEDAAISELDGAEWLGRELRVNKARPRSEGGSRRDDGGNKNFTSNPL, from the coding sequence GTGACTATCTACGTTGGTAACTTGTCGTTTCAGGCGACAGAGGATGACTTACGTGATGTGTTTGCTGAATACGGTGAGGTCAGGCGTATTAGCCTCCCCATTGATCGGGAAACAGGTCGCAAACGCGGGTTTGCTTTTGTGGAAATGGCAGAAGAGACCCACGAAGATGCTGCCATTTCAGAACTAGATGGCGCTGAATGGTTAGGTCGCGAGTTGCGGGTCAACAAGGCTCGACCTCGTAGTGAAGGGGGGTCGCGACGTGACGATGGAGGAAACAAGAACTTCACGAGTAATCCACTCTAA
- the bchI gene encoding magnesium chelatase ATPase subunit I produces MTATAERSTAPRRAVFPFTAVIGQDDMKLALLLNVIDPRIGGVMIMGDRGTGKSTTIRALADLLPEIEIVGDDPFNRSPQDPDIQRERSGEDLPVSHKKVPMVDLPLGATEDRVCGTIDIEKALSEGVKAFEPGLLAKANRGILYVDEVNLLDDHLVDVLLDSAASGWNTVEREGISIRHAAQFVLVGSGNPEEGELRPQLLDRFGMHAEIRTVRDPELRVQIVEQRSEFDQNPQTYLDNYQPQQAALQQRIVDAQTRLPQVSIDHEYRVKISQVCSELNVDGLRGDIVTNRAAKALAAFENRDEATLDDIRRVIVLCLRHRLRKDPLESIDSGYKVEKVFSQIFGVALPDDEDTPTNGRQPASVR; encoded by the coding sequence GTGACTGCGACTGCTGAACGTTCGACTGCTCCCCGTCGTGCTGTTTTTCCGTTCACCGCTGTGATCGGACAAGACGACATGAAGCTAGCTTTGTTGCTCAATGTTATTGATCCGCGCATTGGCGGAGTCATGATTATGGGCGATCGCGGCACGGGCAAATCTACCACTATCCGTGCTTTGGCTGACTTGCTGCCAGAAATTGAAATCGTTGGTGATGATCCCTTTAATCGCTCTCCTCAAGATCCGGATATTCAACGTGAGCGAAGCGGTGAGGATCTCCCGGTTTCCCATAAGAAAGTGCCCATGGTGGATCTGCCCCTTGGAGCCACTGAAGACCGCGTCTGTGGCACCATTGATATCGAAAAAGCCCTATCAGAAGGGGTAAAAGCTTTTGAACCTGGCCTGTTGGCTAAGGCTAACCGGGGCATCCTATATGTAGACGAAGTCAATCTGCTAGACGATCATTTAGTAGATGTCTTGCTCGACTCTGCTGCTTCCGGATGGAATACCGTAGAGCGGGAAGGAATCTCGATTCGGCACGCGGCTCAATTTGTACTGGTCGGTTCCGGTAACCCAGAAGAAGGAGAACTCCGACCTCAGTTGCTGGATCGTTTTGGTATGCATGCTGAGATCCGTACCGTTCGCGATCCCGAACTCCGCGTGCAGATTGTAGAACAGCGTTCTGAGTTTGACCAAAATCCGCAAACCTACCTGGACAATTATCAGCCGCAGCAGGCTGCTTTACAGCAACGTATTGTGGATGCTCAGACTCGTTTACCTCAGGTCTCTATTGATCATGAATATCGAGTCAAAATTTCTCAGGTCTGTTCTGAGCTGAATGTAGATGGGCTGCGGGGCGATATTGTAACCAATCGAGCGGCAAAAGCCTTGGCCGCATTCGAGAACCGTGATGAAGCGACCTTAGACGATATTCGCCGAGTGATTGTCTTGTGCTTGCGGCATCGTTTGCGGAAAGATCCACTGGAATCGATTGATTCTGGCTATAAGGTGGAAAAAGTATTTAGCCAGATCTTTGGAGTTGCCCTGCCTGACGATGAAGATACGCCGACAAATGGTCGCCAGCCTGCGAGTGTACGCTAG
- the ruvC gene encoding crossover junction endodeoxyribonuclease RuvC, which translates to MGKRILGLDPGLAILGFGVIHGVGAAAETSAGASVIDFGIVETPANTPVGDRLQTLYQDLHSLIEQTNPDLVALEKLFFYRMGNTILVAQARGVVMLVLAQHQLSLVEFTPAQIKQALTGYGNADKAMVQEAVMRELSLPQIPKPDDAADGLAVALTAWFQR; encoded by the coding sequence GTGGGTAAACGCATTCTGGGTCTAGATCCAGGACTTGCGATTCTTGGTTTTGGAGTCATTCATGGTGTTGGGGCTGCTGCTGAAACATCAGCCGGTGCTTCTGTGATTGATTTTGGCATCGTGGAGACTCCTGCCAACACGCCAGTGGGCGATCGCCTCCAGACGCTTTACCAGGATTTGCATAGTCTCATTGAGCAAACTAACCCTGACTTGGTGGCCCTAGAAAAGCTTTTTTTCTATCGGATGGGCAATACCATCCTGGTGGCTCAAGCAAGAGGGGTTGTCATGTTGGTGTTAGCTCAGCATCAGCTTTCCCTGGTAGAGTTTACGCCAGCTCAAATTAAGCAGGCCCTCACAGGGTATGGCAATGCTGATAAAGCGATGGTGCAAGAAGCTGTGATGCGTGAGCTGAGTCTTCCGCAAATTCCCAAACCGGATGATGCTGCCGATGGTCTTGCCGTGGCGCTGACCGCATGGTTTCAGCGTTAA
- a CDS encoding c-type cytochrome, producing the protein MQSRWICLGCVIVTLFAWLSVVPPVRAAEHSLETAQQIFTVQCAGCHAHGGNIVRRGKTLKQRALKRNGVDSVTAIATLITQGKGIMSAYGDRLSPEEIDLLATYVWENAQNNWR; encoded by the coding sequence ATGCAATCTCGTTGGATTTGTCTCGGGTGTGTCATTGTTACCCTGTTCGCTTGGCTCAGCGTCGTGCCCCCGGTACGCGCTGCTGAACATTCCTTAGAAACGGCCCAACAGATATTTACGGTGCAGTGTGCAGGGTGTCATGCCCATGGTGGCAACATTGTCCGGCGGGGCAAAACCCTTAAGCAGCGGGCTTTGAAGCGTAATGGGGTAGATTCTGTAACGGCAATCGCCACCCTGATTACCCAGGGCAAAGGAATTATGTCGGCGTATGGTGATCGTCTGAGCCCAGAAGAAATTGATTTGCTAGCTACCTACGTCTGGGAAAACGCCCAAAATAATTGGCGGTAA
- a CDS encoding SH3 domain-containing protein, with translation MKGFLVGLTKLILGVSLAFVLLSLAGVATARYFMAKLSVLPPKPAFNNDAVNSNQEAAETPAPEAEPAQSEAPTPAPQPEPAPEPEKPPGSYEAVVVQPIGLVLRSGPGSEYEQLGGVDYNNQVLVLQTSEDGRWLNVRVEDSGQEGWVKAGNTQTLADQPQ, from the coding sequence ATGAAAGGATTCTTAGTGGGGCTCACAAAATTGATCTTGGGTGTCTCGCTAGCCTTCGTGTTGCTCTCGTTGGCGGGAGTGGCAACGGCTCGCTATTTCATGGCAAAGTTATCAGTCTTACCCCCTAAACCAGCCTTCAACAATGATGCGGTTAACAGCAATCAGGAAGCTGCTGAGACCCCTGCTCCAGAAGCCGAGCCCGCACAATCAGAAGCACCAACCCCAGCGCCGCAACCAGAACCTGCTCCGGAACCTGAGAAGCCACCTGGTAGTTATGAAGCCGTTGTTGTACAGCCTATCGGTCTAGTCCTTCGATCTGGCCCAGGCAGCGAATACGAACAGTTAGGGGGAGTCGATTACAACAATCAGGTTCTGGTCTTACAAACCAGTGAAGACGGTCGCTGGCTCAATGTGCGTGTTGAAGATAGTGGACAAGAGGGCTGGGTTAAGGCAGGCAATACTCAGACCCTGGCAGATCAACCACAGTAA
- a CDS encoding AAA family ATPase: MSFKDELLLLLRARYPVIYVPTSEEERVEQVITAGARQLNNRSLYFWDFVEGYQGNLNDQGVARRNPLQALEHIEKLPESVAAVFILRDFHRFLEDVAISRKLRNLARRLKSQPKNLILLAPQVQVPEDLAETITVLEFSLPDIHEIQGEVTRLLGSVNVTLTPQDLDTLVQSCQGLSMERIRRVLARGIAAHGTFRPEDIDLVLEEKRQTIRQTQILDFYPAIEQISDIGGLDNLKDWLLRRGNAFSEKARQYGLPYPRGLLLAGIQGTGKSLTAKAIAHHWHLPLLRLDVGRLFAGLIGESESRTRQMIQIAEALAPCILWIDEIDKAFSGVDGRGDAGTSSRVFGTFITWMAEKTSPVFVVSTANNIQSLPSELLRRGRFDEIFFVGLPSQEERKAIFEVHMGRLRAHNLQSYDLDRLAYETPNFSGAEIEQAIIEAMHIGFSQNRDFTTDDILEAASQIVPLARTAQEQVETLQAWAASGKARLASRSSLGDRFQQRFKPD; this comes from the coding sequence ATGAGTTTTAAAGATGAACTCCTACTGCTGCTGCGGGCTCGCTATCCCGTCATTTATGTGCCAACTTCTGAAGAAGAGCGAGTTGAGCAGGTAATTACGGCTGGAGCGCGACAGCTCAATAATCGCAGCCTTTACTTTTGGGATTTTGTAGAAGGCTATCAAGGCAACCTTAACGATCAGGGGGTGGCACGTCGAAATCCACTCCAGGCCTTAGAACACATTGAAAAACTGCCTGAATCCGTTGCAGCGGTCTTTATATTACGAGATTTTCACCGCTTCCTTGAGGATGTAGCCATTTCTCGGAAGCTGCGGAACTTAGCTCGACGTTTGAAATCTCAGCCTAAGAACCTGATTTTACTGGCACCCCAGGTACAGGTACCTGAGGATCTCGCTGAGACGATCACTGTGTTGGAGTTTTCTTTACCCGATATCCACGAGATTCAGGGGGAAGTCACTCGTCTGCTAGGGAGCGTAAACGTTACCCTTACCCCTCAAGATTTGGACACGTTAGTGCAATCTTGCCAGGGGCTCTCCATGGAGCGTATCCGTCGGGTATTGGCCCGGGGCATTGCCGCCCACGGCACTTTTCGCCCAGAAGATATTGACCTCGTACTAGAGGAAAAGCGCCAAACCATTCGACAGACGCAAATTCTCGACTTTTATCCTGCTATAGAGCAGATTTCTGACATTGGGGGACTCGACAATCTGAAGGATTGGCTCCTCCGCCGAGGCAATGCTTTTTCAGAAAAGGCGAGACAGTATGGCCTTCCATATCCTCGGGGGCTACTGCTGGCAGGGATTCAAGGGACAGGCAAATCGTTGACGGCAAAGGCGATCGCCCATCACTGGCATCTCCCCTTACTCCGCCTAGATGTGGGTCGGCTCTTTGCCGGGCTCATTGGGGAATCAGAATCTAGAACCCGACAAATGATTCAAATTGCAGAGGCCCTCGCACCCTGCATCCTGTGGATTGACGAAATTGATAAAGCCTTTTCAGGGGTCGATGGTCGGGGGGATGCTGGCACCAGTAGCCGGGTGTTTGGCACATTTATCACCTGGATGGCAGAAAAAACATCTCCAGTGTTTGTCGTCTCAACAGCCAATAACATTCAATCCTTGCCATCAGAACTGCTGAGACGAGGCCGGTTTGATGAAATTTTCTTTGTCGGCCTGCCATCCCAAGAGGAACGAAAAGCTATCTTCGAAGTTCACATGGGACGTTTACGTGCCCACAACCTTCAGAGCTACGATCTTGACCGGTTAGCCTACGAAACCCCAAACTTTTCAGGGGCTGAAATTGAGCAGGCCATTATTGAAGCCATGCACATCGGCTTTAGCCAAAATCGAGATTTCACCACAGACGATATTTTGGAAGCAGCGAGTCAGATCGTACCGCTTGCTCGCACAGCTCAAGAGCAGGTTGAGACTTTGCAAGCTTGGGCCGCTTCAGGTAAGGCTCGCTTAGCATCTCGTAGTTCCTTAGGCGATCGCTTTCAGCAGCGCTTCAAACCGGATTAA
- a CDS encoding DUF177 domain-containing protein, which produces MNPIYIPHLLNATDRTRSLSFETFFDNLETLTPVRAQVAVRHGTTFLEVRGKAQTIVTLACDRCLQQYNHRLSIDTQEILWLEEPAEAHQSELLEQELGLEDLVESLSPYGYFEPDTWIYEQICLALPQRQICTPECQGLTIEGGNTGLQDADIIDHRWSALASLKQQLAMDESQQN; this is translated from the coding sequence ATGAATCCGATCTATATTCCGCACTTGTTAAATGCGACTGACCGAACCCGCAGTCTTTCCTTTGAAACTTTCTTCGATAATTTAGAAACGTTAACCCCAGTTCGTGCGCAGGTTGCCGTTAGACATGGCACCACCTTCTTAGAAGTCCGAGGCAAGGCGCAAACGATTGTAACGCTGGCGTGCGATCGCTGTTTACAGCAGTACAATCACCGCCTCTCAATCGACACTCAGGAAATTCTGTGGTTAGAAGAACCTGCAGAGGCCCATCAGAGTGAACTCCTAGAGCAAGAGTTAGGTCTCGAAGATTTAGTTGAAAGCCTGTCACCCTATGGCTATTTTGAGCCAGACACCTGGATTTACGAACAGATCTGCCTGGCCTTACCACAACGACAAATCTGTACCCCTGAATGTCAGGGTCTTACAATTGAAGGAGGAAACACTGGTTTACAGGACGCAGACATCATTGATCATCGCTGGTCGGCTCTTGCGTCCTTAAAACAGCAACTCGCCATGGATGAGTCGCAACAAAACTAG
- a CDS encoding RNA-binding protein, with amino-acid sequence MEKSEQLGVEWLQSLLNLQGLTTQVTASMLEDEFGASCWLTIDDSQLSSEQVEVLLGDKGTVLDAIQYLANTTLNLGRSPEEQQPYTVELAGHRAKRQAELKALAAEAAEQAQSTGQEFEMAALSSAERRQVHNFLKAYEGLETFSRGREPDRRLVVRQLQ; translated from the coding sequence ATGGAAAAGTCTGAACAATTAGGTGTTGAGTGGTTGCAATCTTTGTTGAACCTTCAAGGACTGACAACCCAAGTCACTGCTTCAATGCTTGAAGATGAATTTGGGGCTAGCTGCTGGCTAACCATCGATGATTCTCAGCTTTCTTCTGAGCAGGTCGAAGTTCTGTTGGGCGATAAGGGCACTGTGTTAGATGCGATCCAATATTTAGCGAACACGACGTTAAATTTGGGGCGATCGCCTGAAGAACAGCAACCATATACGGTCGAACTAGCGGGTCATCGTGCCAAGCGCCAGGCCGAACTCAAAGCTTTGGCAGCAGAAGCTGCTGAGCAGGCTCAGTCTACTGGGCAGGAGTTTGAGATGGCAGCCCTCTCCTCTGCTGAGCGACGGCAGGTTCACAATTTTTTGAAGGCATATGAGGGCTTAGAAACCTTTAGCCGTGGCAGAGAGCCTGATCGCCGTTTAGTCGTGCGACAGCTTCAATAA